Genomic DNA from bacterium:
GACGGGTTCAGGGACGATTTCGGTAGGCGGCACGTTGAGCGTGACGGGGAGCGGATTGCTGACCTTTACCAGCAGCAGGCTCGTTGTCATTCCCCGCGGAGTGGATATGACGGGCACTTTCACGGTGGATAATACGTGGGGGACGGCGGCGACTATGAATCTGCCGTTTACGGATGATTTTGAGTCCTATGCGAATAATACGACCCTTACGACGCTCGGTTTCCGGGGGTGGAATGCTTCGGCAGGAACAGTGAAGGTGCAGACCTCGGTCAAGCATGGCGGAAACAACGCTCTGGTGGTGCCAGGTAGCACGGTGGTCTCAAATCGTGTTGACTCAGGTGCCGCGACGCGGATCTGGACGGATTATTATGTCCAGCCTACGATCGGATTGTTACCGGATTCTCTGCCAACGAACACCGCCAGCTTCTTAGCCTATGTGAATACTAACGGTTATCTGGTGGTAGAGGTGGCCGGAGGTGGATGGGTTGTCTGTTCCAATAAATACGACAATACTCCGGTGACGCCGATTTCAACGGGCGCCTTCACGCGAATCACGATTTGCCAGGAACTGGTCCATCACACCTTTGCCGTTTTCGTGGCGGGCGATCTGGTGGCGCAGGGGTTGGTCTCGCCCGTCAGCCTGAACCGATATTCGGGATTTGTTGCGGATAATAAGGATGATTCGTCATATATTGATAACGTCTCCATCACGACAACCGTACCGTCAGAGGGGACTTCGGACATGAACCACAATAGTGTCCCGGATGCCATTGAGATTCATGTAAGCGATACGGCCACTTTCCCGCCGGGCGGAAGTCTCTTTAAAATCCGGTAGGGATGCTAAACTCTTTTCTGTCATGTAAGTATAAGGAAATCCGATGAAAATTAAAACCATTGCATTGCTAACCATACTTCTTGCTTTATCCCAGGCATCCAAATGTGCGGGGCAGGTTCTCCCGCCTGCTAAAAGCCGCCTCGGGATGAACCTTGCCGGCCCATGCGACTGGACCACCGAATATGTCTTTGTCGACGTGTTCCGCATGTCGCGTCAGTGGATTAGCCAGAAACAGGGGGCCAACTGGGGAAAAGGCCCGGAGCTGGACCGGGACGAGAACGGCTGGATCAACAAGCTTGAAGATAGCTGCTGGGCCGAAACGCCGATCCTCACCAGTAACAATGGCCACGCCCCGTCAGGTCAATATGTCTGCCTCTACGAGGGCCAGGGTGAAATTGATTTCACCCACAACAGCACCGTTGTTTCCCGCGAACCCGGTCGTATCGTTGTAAATATTGACACGCAGAAGGGCGGCACTTTCCTCGCGCTACGGTCAACCAACCCCACCAACCACGTCAGAAATATAAGGGTCATTATGCCCGGTTTCGAGCAGTCATACAAACGTGATCCCTACTACCCGCCGTTCCTCCGTCGCTGGCAGGAGTTCAATACGTTCCGCTTTATGGAATGGATGGAAACCAATGGCTCGAAGCAGAAGGAATGGAGCGATCGGGCAACCCCTTCATATTGCAATTACACCGAACGCGGTATGCCTGTGGAGGTCATGGTTGACCTGTGCAACCGGCTGAAGATCAACCCCTGGTTCTGCCTGCCGCATGGTGCCTCGGACGATTATGTTGCCAATCTCGCAACACTCGTGAAGAAACGGCTCGATCCGACCCTGAAGGTCTATATCGAGTACTCCAATGAGGTATGGAACGGGATGTTCGAACAGCATCGCTATGCCGAGAACAAGGGGCAGGCTCTTAAGCTCGGCCCCAAAGAGCGCCCGTGGGAAGGTGTGGCCATGTACTATGGAAAGCGTTCCCAGGAAATCTTCAAGATCTGGGAGGGCGTCTTCAACGGGCATGAGCGGCTCTACCGGGTGATCGCCTGGCAGGCCGCAGGCGGCGAATACTGGAGCGACGCGATGTTGCTTGGAAACAATGACACCGGAAAACATGCGGACGTTCTGGCCATCGCGCCGTATATCACCCTATGCATCGGGCCGACCACCCAGCCGACCTCCGACGACGTTTCAAAGTGGACCGTTGACCGGGTGCTCGATTTCGTCGAAACCAATGCCATGCCGGAAAGCATCAAGTGGATCAACACCCAGAAAAAGGTGGCGAACAAGTATGGACTCAAGCTGGCCTGTTATGAGGCAGGCCAGCACCTCGTCGGAGTCGGGGGTGGCGAAAACAACGAGGCGATGACCAGTCTCTTCCATGCCGCCAACCGTCATCCACGCATGGGCGCTATTTACCGGAAATATCTGGACGCCTGGCGTGATGCCGGTGGCGACCTCATGTGTATCTACGCTTCGACAGGCGTTTGGAGCAAGTGGGGAAGCTTTAGCCTGACGGAATACCTCGACGAGACCGAAAGGGATCAACCTAAATTCAAGGCTGTCATGGAGTGGAACCACGGCAATCCCAGGAGCGGGTTGGAATAACCGGAGTATCTATGTTGGCATCATTAAGCACATTACGTAGGGCGAAAACCTCGCGATGTTCATCCTGGGATCGCAGCGGGAGAAATGACGACTGGTGGCGTATCGCCGCCGGAGAAACCCGGGTTTTGGCCGATATCAAAGGGCCTGGCCGCATCACCCACATCTGGATGACGCAAAACAAGAACTACCGCGAATGCCTGGTGAAGATTACGTTTGATAACGCGTCGGCGCCCTCGGTTCTGGTCCCGCTCGGCGACTTCTTCGGGCTCGGCCATGGTCTCGTCAACAGTTACCAGTCCCTTCTCTTCAGCGCCTCGGCCAATACCCATGCCCACAACATCTTCAACGACGGGTGCGCCTTGAACTGCTACGCGCCCATGCCTTTCCGGGAGCGCGCGGTCGTCGAACTGGTCAATGAAACCGATGCGGACCATAATCAGTATTTCTATATTGACTACGAGACCACAGATTCCGTGCCAGGCGACGATATGGGTTACTTTCATGCGGAATTCCGCCGGGCGAACCCCTTCGGTGGCTGGGGCCATGAAATTACGGTCAACACCCCGGAATGCAATATCGCAAACAAGGAGCGTCTGGCCTGGGATAACAACTACGTCATCCTGGAAACCAGGGGGCGCGGACACTATATCGGCTGCAACCTCAGCGTCACCAACCTGCAGGGCTCCTGGTGGGGCGAAGGCGACGACATGATCTGGGTTGACGGCTATAAGTGGCCGCCGGACCTCCATGGAACCGGAAGCGAAGATTATCTCAATCAAGCTTGGGGGATGCAACCGAACGCCTTCTTGCGCAATGGCTCGTCGATCTTTGAAAACAACACCAAAGTCAGGGCAGGCTCCTCGTTGAACCCCAGTGCCGCCAGCGATGGTGGCTATCAAACCAGCTATGTGCATCATCTGGAAAATCCGGTCCATTTCACCGAGGAAATCAAAGTCACCATCGAGCACGGACATGGAAATCATCTCAGGAACGAGATGGCCAGCGTGGCCTATTGGTATGCGGACCGGCCCTGTGCGGCCTGTCCTGTTCCGCCACTGGTGAAGCGTCTGCCAATCCTGCGCGACGAGGACGGTAAATGGATTGTCGATGACAAACGACAGACCGGTTCCCGGGACATCGTCCTGAACGACGAGATGAAGGCAGGCAAGGTGCGATGGGCGGACAATGAGTGCAACCCGCGCAAATTCGAGGAAGAGTTCGATCCCGTTCCCCTTTCCGGCTGGGAATGGGCCGGTCCATTCAGTGTCAAGAAAAGCGTGGATGTGCTTGCGCCAGACCTCAGCAGCGTTTTCAAACCCGAGGAAGGCCTCGCGGAAAACGGACGAGCCTATTCTGAGCCGGGTCTTTGGAAGCCGTGCGGCGAAATGGAGAATGGTATTTTCGACTTCGCCAAGTGGAATGGCTCATTCACGCCCTGCATCTGTTATGCCCGCCTAAAGCTGGCGAGCAAGGGCGATGCCGCTGTGCCGATGGGCTTGCGGGTGGACTACTTCGCGAGACTTTGGATTAACGGCAAAGAGATCGAGCTGAAGCGTATCAATGGGGCTCCATCATCGCCGATTCGTTTCCCCGCAATATTGAAAGACGGCGAGAATGAAGTTCTTATCAAAGTCCATCCCGGGGGACTTGGTCACGCCTTCGTCGTGAATATTGGAAAAAAGTGATGACCGGTGCGGAGTTTATTGACGGCGGAGTACATTACTGGATAAGCCATGATTAAAGCCCTCGACGAACTCGAACCGAACAAGGCGGTGGCCCTCACCCCCCCCGGCAGTGGCGGAGTCGATCCGAGCGTTCGGAAGGTGATTCTGATTTGCAAGAATCACCTCGATCTCGGGTTCACCGAGTCGGTGGCGAAGGTCACCCACGACGCGATCAATTGGATGTTGCCGGTTGCGATTGGGCAGTCGGAGATCCTGCGCAAGGAGGGCCTGAATTTCGTCTGGACCGTGCCTGCCTGGACGGCATTCCGGGCCTTGGAGCTTCATGCCGGAAATAGTCTAAAGCAAATTGAACAAGCGATGGAACGGGGTGATGTGGCCTGGCATGCGTTGCCATTCACCATGCATTGTGAACTGCTCGACCCCGAACTCTTCAATGCGGGTCTCGCGCTGGCGCGCCGGTTGGATCAGCGCTTCGGGAAGACAACCATTGCCGCAAAAGCCACCGACGTCCCCGGCAATACCCGGGGGATCGTGCCACTGCTGGCAGCGGCCGGAGTGCGCCTGCTTCACATCGGCGTCAACCACATGAGCGCGGTGCCGGATGTCCCGCCTGTGTTTCGTTGGCGGGACCGGGCGACCGGTTCGGAGGTCACCACTATTTACTGCCGGGGTTACGGAGCGGATCACCGTATTGATGGCGCTGATACCGTGCTGGCGTTTCGGATGGTGGGCGATAACTGCGAGGTACCGTCCCTGGACGATATCCGCGCCTGGTTCGACGCGGCACGCCGGAAGTGGCCCCATGCGAACATTGCCTTCGGGCGCCTGGATGAATTTGCCGAAGCCATCGAACCGCTTACCGGCTCGTTTCCGGTAGTCGATCAAGAGATCGGCGATACCTGGATCCATGGCGGGGGCACAGATCCCTGGAAACTTTCCCGCTATCGCGCGCTGCTGCGGCTCCACAAGGAGTGGCTGCGCAGCGAACGACTGTTGCCTGCTCGCCAGGATTACGTCACATTTACCACGCAGTTGCTCTGCGTTCCAGAGCACACCTGGGGGGTTTCCATTACGCCGCATCTGTTGGGGGACCTGGATCATTACCGGAACGCGGACTTCGATCGGGTGCGGCACCGGGGCACATTCCGAATGGCGGAAGCCTCATGGCAGGAGCAGCGTGATTACATTGAGCGAGCCGTGGAGGCGCTGGCGGATCGGACGTTGGCGGAGGAGGCGGAGGCGAGTTTTCGCGAGTTGATTCCGGTTCGTCCGGATCTCCAAGGGTTTCAGCCGCTCGACCCGGATGCGCCGCTGGAAGCGGGTCCTTGGAGACTGCGGTTCGCCGCGGGCGGTATTTCATCTCTGGTTGACTCGGAGACCGGGCGGGAATGGGTCACTGGGGGAGGGGTGCTGGGGAGGTTCGGCTATCAAACGCGATCCGTGACGGAGATGCGCGCTTTCGTGGAGTCTTATACCAACGGGGCAAGCTGGGCCGGTGCGGATTTCGGAAAACCCGGTATGCCGGAAGATGCCATTGGTAAATGGTGGGATTCGGCGGTGGTGTCGGTTCTGGTTGCCCGCGAAGCCGATTGCACCAGGGTGATTGCTCAACTCGCTCCGGCCGCCCAGGCGCATCTTGAATATGGGGCACCGCGCGAGGTATGGCTGGAATGGACCTTTTCGCATACCAATCATCATATCGAGCTGAGGGTGACGTGGTTCGGCAAGACGGCCACGCGTTTGCCCGAGAGCGCCTGGTGTGCCTTTCCTCTCGCTGTGCCAGATCCCTCCGGATGGCGATTGCATAAGCTCGGACGCGAAATTGCTCCAGGCGAGGTCGTTTCCAAGGGCGCTCGCCTGCTGCACGCGATCCAGGACGGAGTCGTTTGGAGGGGTACAAACGGCCAGTCGGTTTGGATCGAATCCAAAGATGCCTGCCTGGTTGCGCCGGGGCAACCTTCGCTCGGCCTTTTCGATGATCGCTTCAAGGATTTGGCAGGAGGGATGCACTTCAATCTTCATAATAACTTCTGGGGAACAAACTTCCCCGCCTGGTATGATGACGATGCGGTATTTCGGTTTGCCCTCGTTTTCTCTGAATAATCAAAATTCCGGATAATAGGGGTTATTCGTAAACTCAGCGACATTTGGCCTTGAGCCATTTGCCTGGTCAGCGCCTCAATTCCGGCAGACAGATGGCGGTATGTGCGGCCCGATCGACGTCCTCCCATTCCATCTCAATTTCCATGGTGGCAGGGTTCTTGGGCAGGCCACGTTCCCCGGTGCGGAGCAGCGAATCAAGCCAGTCCGCCGCGCGGTTTCCGATCCCGTCGTGAGACAGGAGGTATCCAGGACAGTTTGGCATTGTGCTAGATTTCCACAATGAGACAAAACTTTCAGGATTAACGAGTTCACGCCAGCCGGCGTTGCGCAGTAGCCACCAGAAAATGTCATTAAAGCCCAAGATGCACTCAGGTTGATACCGGTCGAGCCATTTCCTGGTGCGGAGAAGGGTGTCGGGGTTGGTGACGGATTCCTCGGGTTGGATGGTAAGCATGGGAATGCGGAGGCGGGTGGGCAGGTCGCTCTGGCGGTCCACAAAGGCGGCACGTCGGTCGTGAAAGTCGAGTGCATAGGGCATGTCAAAGAGCATCATGCCGATGCGTTTAAAGCCCCGTGCGACGGCATAATCCCAGGCTCCCTGGACCGCGCGGAAGTGATTCGGCATGATCAGGTGGACGGGGGGGCGAAACGCCCCTTCACTGATTCCTACTGTTGCAAAGTGGGGCCAATCGAAGGATTCGCAGAATCCCGGTGTAAAGATTTGAGCGATGGC
This window encodes:
- a CDS encoding glycoside hydrolase family 172 protein, whose protein sequence is MLASLSTLRRAKTSRCSSWDRSGRNDDWWRIAAGETRVLADIKGPGRITHIWMTQNKNYRECLVKITFDNASAPSVLVPLGDFFGLGHGLVNSYQSLLFSASANTHAHNIFNDGCALNCYAPMPFRERAVVELVNETDADHNQYFYIDYETTDSVPGDDMGYFHAEFRRANPFGGWGHEITVNTPECNIANKERLAWDNNYVILETRGRGHYIGCNLSVTNLQGSWWGEGDDMIWVDGYKWPPDLHGTGSEDYLNQAWGMQPNAFLRNGSSIFENNTKVRAGSSLNPSAASDGGYQTSYVHHLENPVHFTEEIKVTIEHGHGNHLRNEMASVAYWYADRPCAACPVPPLVKRLPILRDEDGKWIVDDKRQTGSRDIVLNDEMKAGKVRWADNECNPRKFEEEFDPVPLSGWEWAGPFSVKKSVDVLAPDLSSVFKPEEGLAENGRAYSEPGLWKPCGEMENGIFDFAKWNGSFTPCICYARLKLASKGDAAVPMGLRVDYFARLWINGKEIELKRINGAPSSPIRFPAILKDGENEVLIKVHPGGLGHAFVVNIGKK
- a CDS encoding DUF5054 domain-containing protein, encoding MIKALDELEPNKAVALTPPGSGGVDPSVRKVILICKNHLDLGFTESVAKVTHDAINWMLPVAIGQSEILRKEGLNFVWTVPAWTAFRALELHAGNSLKQIEQAMERGDVAWHALPFTMHCELLDPELFNAGLALARRLDQRFGKTTIAAKATDVPGNTRGIVPLLAAAGVRLLHIGVNHMSAVPDVPPVFRWRDRATGSEVTTIYCRGYGADHRIDGADTVLAFRMVGDNCEVPSLDDIRAWFDAARRKWPHANIAFGRLDEFAEAIEPLTGSFPVVDQEIGDTWIHGGGTDPWKLSRYRALLRLHKEWLRSERLLPARQDYVTFTTQLLCVPEHTWGVSITPHLLGDLDHYRNADFDRVRHRGTFRMAEASWQEQRDYIERAVEALADRTLAEEAEASFRELIPVRPDLQGFQPLDPDAPLEAGPWRLRFAAGGISSLVDSETGREWVTGGGVLGRFGYQTRSVTEMRAFVESYTNGASWAGADFGKPGMPEDAIGKWWDSAVVSVLVAREADCTRVIAQLAPAAQAHLEYGAPREVWLEWTFSHTNHHIELRVTWFGKTATRLPESAWCAFPLAVPDPSGWRLHKLGREIAPGEVVSKGARLLHAIQDGVVWRGTNGQSVWIESKDACLVAPGQPSLGLFDDRFKDLAGGMHFNLHNNFWGTNFPAWYDDDAVFRFALVFSE
- a CDS encoding LacI family DNA-binding transcriptional regulator gives rise to the protein MMTRTTIHDIAVKTGYSTATVSMALRNRGRLPDTTRKKIQQIARQMDYRPDPVLASMAASRWHGHRSMASATVALISDKREFEGQAGLIKQADHLGYRVDKFIISDYVDGRRLSDILYNRGIMGVAIAQIFTPGFCESFDWPHFATVGISEGAFRPPVHLIMPNHFRAVQGAWDYAVARGFKRIGMMLFDMPYALDFHDRRAAFVDRQSDLPTRLRIPMLTIQPEESVTNPDTLLRTRKWLDRYQPECILGFNDIFWWLLRNAGWRELVNPESFVSLWKSSTMPNCPGYLLSHDGIGNRAADWLDSLLRTGERGLPKNPATMEIEMEWEDVDRAAHTAICLPELRR